In the Octadecabacter sp. SW4 genome, one interval contains:
- a CDS encoding SurA N-terminal domain-containing protein: MARSKTSSFFVWIILGLLFVGLMGFGAAGLSGNVRTLGTVGDKDIPIRDYQNALRDQMASFGASIGTPISFVQAQSIGLDQQVLAQVIATRALDNEAGALGLSVGDARVRAQVMQIPAFQGSDGVFNREGYASALRSVGLNEAEFETGLREEMARTLLQGAVVSGLQTPDAFASTLAQFAGESRSFTWAVVDAAMLADPLSEPSEADLTAFYEANPEPFTSLETRAITYVSLTPEMIQDDVVVAEEELRQAYQDNITDFVQAERRLVERLIYADVESAQAAADRAAAGEVDFEGLVTERGLDLGQVDMGDVTESELSDAGPTIFASELGAVIGPLETLLGPALFRVNAVLAAREVSFEEARDDLREERAGVRARRNIENSIEQVNDLLAGGATLADVAERTDMQLGTLDWTVETTEGIAAYAAFRDAAEVAQVGTFPELLELEDGGIFALQVDAITPPALRPLEAVRAQVIAGWEAARTQELVMAQARALADQIDAETDFATLELAPNIAAGQTRRGFIEGTPPGFLDTVFEMAVDDVSVVDRAGEGAVIVRLDAIAAPDISDETVAAQQAQIAETAAAGIAQDIFEIFNRDVQIRTDVDINQNAVNAVHAAFQ, encoded by the coding sequence ATGGCACGCAGCAAGACTTCAAGCTTCTTTGTCTGGATCATTCTGGGCCTGTTGTTCGTCGGCCTGATGGGCTTTGGTGCGGCGGGGCTTTCGGGCAATGTGCGCACCCTTGGCACGGTTGGCGACAAGGATATTCCGATCCGCGACTACCAGAACGCCCTGCGCGACCAGATGGCCAGCTTTGGTGCCTCGATCGGCACACCGATCAGCTTTGTACAGGCGCAATCCATCGGCCTTGACCAACAGGTGTTGGCGCAGGTGATCGCCACCCGCGCCCTTGATAACGAAGCCGGCGCATTGGGGCTGTCGGTGGGCGATGCCCGGGTGCGCGCGCAGGTCATGCAAATCCCCGCCTTTCAAGGGTCGGACGGCGTATTCAACCGCGAAGGCTATGCCAGCGCCCTGCGCAGCGTCGGCCTGAACGAGGCCGAGTTCGAGACTGGCCTGCGCGAGGAAATGGCCCGCACCCTGTTGCAGGGCGCCGTGGTTTCGGGCCTGCAAACCCCCGATGCCTTTGCCAGCACGCTGGCGCAATTCGCCGGTGAAAGCCGCAGCTTCACCTGGGCCGTTGTCGATGCGGCAATGCTGGCCGATCCGTTGTCTGAACCTTCAGAGGCCGATCTGACTGCCTTTTACGAGGCCAACCCGGAACCCTTTACCAGCCTTGAAACCCGCGCCATCACCTATGTCAGCCTCACGCCCGAGATGATCCAGGATGATGTGGTCGTCGCCGAGGAAGAGTTGCGCCAGGCCTATCAGGACAACATCACCGATTTCGTCCAGGCCGAACGCCGCCTTGTGGAACGTCTGATCTATGCCGATGTCGAAAGCGCGCAGGCCGCAGCCGATCGTGCCGCCGCAGGCGAGGTCGATTTCGAGGGGCTGGTCACCGAGCGCGGCCTTGACCTTGGCCAGGTGGATATGGGTGATGTGACCGAGTCCGAGTTGAGCGATGCCGGCCCGACCATCTTTGCGTCCGAGCTGGGCGCGGTCATCGGCCCGCTCGAGACCCTGCTTGGCCCGGCGCTGTTTCGTGTGAACGCCGTATTGGCCGCCCGCGAAGTCAGCTTTGAAGAGGCCCGCGACGATCTGCGTGAAGAACGCGCGGGCGTCCGCGCCCGCCGCAACATCGAAAACAGCATTGAGCAGGTGAACGATCTGTTGGCCGGTGGCGCGACCCTCGCCGATGTGGCCGAACGCACGGACATGCAGTTGGGCACGCTGGACTGGACTGTCGAAACGACCGAAGGCATCGCCGCCTACGCCGCCTTTCGCGATGCGGCCGAAGTCGCCCAGGTGGGTACCTTCCCCGAATTGCTGGAACTGGAAGACGGCGGTATCTTCGCTTTGCAGGTTGACGCGATCACACCGCCTGCCCTGCGCCCGCTTGAAGCGGTGCGCGCGCAGGTGATCGCCGGATGGGAAGCCGCCCGGACACAGGAGCTGGTCATGGCGCAGGCCCGCGCCCTGGCAGACCAGATCGACGCCGAGACAGATTTCGCCACGCTTGAATTGGCGCCCAACATCGCCGCCGGACAAACCCGGCGCGGCTTTATCGAAGGCACACCGCCCGGGTTCCTTGACACCGTCTTTGAGATGGCCGTGGATGATGTTTCGGTTGTAGATCGGGCGGGCGAAGGCGCGGTCATCGTCCGTCTGGACGCCATTGCCGCCCCTGACATCTCCGATGAAACTGTCGCCGCGCAACAGGCCCAGATCGCCGAGACCGCCGCTGCGGGCATCGCGCAGGATATCTTTGAGATTTTCAACCGCGATGTGCAAATCCGCACCGATGTCGATATCAACCAGAATGCCGTGAACGCGGTGCATGCGGCGTTCCAATAG
- the trpE gene encoding anthranilate synthase component I produces MALTPDFDSFAARYDAGENQVVYTRLAADLDTPVSLMLKLSNAGKDAFMLESVTGGEVRGRYSIVGMKPDLIWRCNGRVSEVNRNARFDEDGFTALDGNPLETLRALIAESRIDLPADLPAASAGLFGYLGYDMIRLVEHLPDVNPDPLGLPDGVMMRPSVVAVLDGVKGDVILVAPAYAASGLSAKAAYAQAAERVMDAQRALENPAMDSRALGQARDTGAPVSNFAHADYLAAVEKAKDYIRAGDIFQVVPSQRWTQDFHEPPFALYRSLRRTNPSPFMFFFNFGGFQVIGASPEILVRVFGNEITIRPIAGTRPRGATPAEDNANEADLMADKKELAEHLMLLDLGRNDVGRVAKIGSVKPTEQFIVERYSHVMHIVSNVVGELSEDQDALSAFFAGMPAGTVSGAPKVRAMEIIDELEPEKRGVYGGGCGYFSANGDMDMCIALRTAVLKDEKLYIQAGGGVVYDSDPEAEYQETVHKSNAIRRAAADAAMFRDGGN; encoded by the coding sequence ATGGCGCTCACCCCTGATTTTGACAGTTTTGCCGCCCGTTATGATGCGGGCGAAAATCAGGTGGTCTATACCCGTCTGGCCGCTGATCTGGACACGCCCGTATCGCTGATGCTGAAACTGTCAAACGCGGGCAAGGATGCCTTCATGCTGGAAAGCGTGACGGGGGGCGAAGTGCGCGGGCGCTATTCCATCGTCGGCATGAAACCCGATCTGATCTGGCGCTGCAATGGCAGGGTGTCCGAAGTGAACCGCAACGCCCGCTTTGACGAAGACGGGTTTACGGCGCTGGACGGCAATCCGCTTGAGACCCTGCGCGCGTTGATCGCCGAAAGCCGTATTGACCTGCCCGCCGATCTGCCTGCCGCCAGTGCGGGGCTGTTCGGCTATCTGGGCTATGACATGATCCGCCTTGTGGAACATCTGCCCGATGTGAACCCCGATCCGCTGGGCCTGCCTGACGGGGTGATGATGCGCCCCTCGGTGGTGGCCGTGCTGGACGGGGTCAAGGGCGATGTGATCCTTGTGGCCCCCGCCTATGCCGCATCAGGTCTGTCGGCCAAGGCCGCCTATGCCCAGGCCGCAGAACGGGTGATGGATGCGCAGCGCGCGCTGGAAAACCCTGCCATGGACAGCCGCGCGCTGGGTCAGGCCCGCGACACGGGCGCGCCGGTGTCGAATTTTGCGCACGCCGATTATCTGGCCGCCGTGGAAAAAGCCAAGGATTACATCCGCGCAGGCGACATCTTTCAGGTGGTGCCATCGCAACGCTGGACCCAGGATTTTCACGAACCGCCCTTCGCGCTTTATCGCAGCTTGCGGCGCACCAACCCGTCGCCGTTCATGTTCTTTTTCAACTTTGGCGGTTTTCAGGTGATTGGCGCGTCGCCCGAAATTCTGGTCCGCGTCTTTGGCAATGAAATCACCATTCGCCCGATCGCAGGCACCCGCCCGCGCGGCGCAACCCCGGCCGAAGATAACGCCAACGAAGCTGACCTGATGGCCGACAAAAAGGAACTGGCCGAGCACCTGATGCTGCTTGATCTGGGCCGCAACGATGTGGGGCGTGTTGCCAAGATTGGCTCGGTCAAACCAACCGAACAATTCATTGTCGAACGCTACAGCCACGTCATGCACATCGTATCCAACGTGGTCGGCGAACTGTCCGAGGATCAGGACGCCCTGTCAGCCTTTTTCGCAGGCATGCCAGCTGGCACCGTATCAGGCGCGCCCAAGGTCCGCGCGATGGAAATCATCGACGAGCTGGAGCCCGAAAAGCGCGGCGTTTACGGCGGCGGCTGTGGCTACTTCTCGGCCAATGGCGACATGGACATGTGCATCGCCCTGCGCACCGCCGTCTTGAAGGACGAAAAGCTCTATATTCAGGCTGGTGGCGGCGTCGTCTATGACAGCGACCCCGAGGCGGAATATCAAGAAACCGTGCATAAATCCAACGCGATCCGCCGCGCCGCAGCCGATGCCGCGATGTTTCGGGATGGCGGAAACTAG
- a CDS encoding LuxR family transcriptional regulator: MEPPVTSPKLAEIIGAFETADIERANALFETAGGDQFAFRNGFDALGQVLAVMPSDHWRRNEAAFCSWVVYLCKFGQAARASGHLNDPDLEFDKTVRFTIVELLVAIHLGDPIDSADIERWIYLERTLPIAEPLTSGLYYNAMLAILVRVGRLTEARSFGVRAISAFKAAHHWHLEHFIHLHLADLSINEGHLRRGRRHLYSAKICLEKSGEAHGNEEQLSEIISLVLDYETGNFAHIPARGAELRTSLIEGDSWAEIFNQLARITILSLYFTAGRRAALAELAEFQVGYAQRHGRHSDVLALLEIEIDRLDHSLGGAEQAIARLDPDNLRGPIGSILLSGIRAALGRQNATLTHVAGPRAALNATLVEAAQASGQARRRLVQHAFLLAVRESHVAPFVENRETLSGLGSQLTASGFVRGHVQTGRMVRKVLRTVEQSYWVPERLRDLGVTHKQLRVLTALQSGATNKEIGRLLGLSEATVKFHLTKLYRATGVRKRGELIEITMGI, translated from the coding sequence ATGGAACCGCCTGTAACATCCCCCAAACTCGCGGAGATAATTGGTGCCTTCGAGACTGCCGATATCGAGCGCGCCAACGCGCTTTTCGAAACTGCAGGCGGTGACCAATTCGCATTCCGGAACGGGTTTGATGCATTGGGCCAGGTTCTTGCCGTCATGCCGTCTGACCATTGGCGCCGGAACGAAGCAGCCTTTTGCAGTTGGGTTGTTTACTTGTGCAAGTTCGGGCAGGCAGCCCGTGCATCCGGCCATCTCAACGACCCGGATCTTGAGTTCGATAAAACGGTCCGATTCACGATCGTCGAATTGCTTGTGGCAATCCATCTTGGCGATCCGATTGATTCGGCCGATATTGAACGCTGGATCTATCTCGAGCGGACCCTGCCCATTGCGGAACCTCTAACAAGCGGCCTCTACTACAACGCGATGCTCGCCATCCTGGTGCGGGTGGGGCGGCTGACCGAAGCGCGTTCCTTCGGGGTGCGCGCCATTTCCGCGTTCAAGGCGGCACACCATTGGCACCTTGAACATTTCATTCACCTCCACCTTGCGGACCTATCCATCAACGAGGGCCATCTGCGCCGCGGACGCAGGCATCTGTATTCCGCGAAGATTTGTCTTGAAAAATCGGGTGAAGCGCACGGCAACGAAGAGCAGCTCAGCGAAATCATTTCCCTCGTTCTGGATTACGAAACCGGCAATTTTGCGCATATCCCTGCGCGAGGCGCAGAGCTGCGAACATCGCTTATCGAAGGCGACAGCTGGGCCGAGATTTTCAACCAGCTGGCTCGTATCACAATCCTGTCGCTTTATTTCACGGCGGGGCGGCGGGCGGCTCTTGCCGAACTGGCTGAATTTCAGGTCGGCTACGCCCAACGCCACGGTCGCCATTCAGACGTGCTGGCCCTGCTGGAGATTGAGATCGACCGGCTGGATCACAGTCTTGGCGGGGCCGAACAGGCCATCGCGCGGCTGGACCCCGACAATCTGCGCGGACCCATCGGATCCATCCTGCTCAGCGGGATCAGGGCGGCCTTGGGACGTCAGAACGCCACTTTGACACATGTGGCTGGCCCAAGGGCGGCCTTGAATGCAACACTTGTGGAGGCCGCACAGGCAAGCGGCCAGGCGCGCCGCCGACTTGTTCAACACGCGTTCCTTCTGGCCGTTCGCGAAAGCCATGTGGCCCCCTTTGTGGAAAACCGCGAAACCCTGTCCGGTTTGGGCAGCCAGCTTACGGCAAGTGGCTTTGTGCGCGGTCACGTGCAGACAGGGCGCATGGTGCGCAAGGTTCTTCGGACGGTCGAGCAGAGCTATTGGGTGCCGGAACGATTGCGCGATCTGGGCGTGACGCACAAACAACTGCGGGTGCTGACGGCCCTTCAATCGGGCGCAACCAACAAGGAAATAGGTCGTTTGCTGGGGCTGAGCGAGGCGACGGTCAAGTTCCACCTCACCAAACTATATCGTGCGACCGGTGTGCGAAAGAGAGGTGAACTTATTGAAATAACGATGGGAATTTAG
- a CDS encoding ABC transporter permease — MLLYLFRRGASLLFVLLGLAILIFVIARIVPGDPARIALGPLATPEQVAELRLEMGLDQPFFVQLGTYLTNLAQGDLGKSLLTSRPVMDDILSALPATFELVLFTIILQIIISIPLGILAAVYRNTWVDNVIRVISLIGVVTPGFVLAILLQLSAAMYFGFFPITGRLDPSIVFDADITGLLLVDGLLKGRMDVVADAIRHLFLPSIALAAAGIGQIVRITRSAMIEVASRDFIEASRAYGIPERVVRFRYMLRVAAVAPLTILGLEFASLIGNAFIVEFVFSWPGIASYGVRTILQKDLNAVIGVVLVSGVFFVIANLTIDIILGVLDPRHRLREGRSK, encoded by the coding sequence ATGCTGTTATACCTGTTCCGACGGGGCGCATCGCTGTTATTCGTTCTGTTGGGCCTTGCCATTCTAATATTCGTGATCGCGCGCATTGTGCCGGGCGATCCGGCACGAATTGCCCTCGGGCCGCTTGCCACGCCCGAACAGGTCGCCGAGTTGCGCCTGGAGATGGGGCTGGATCAGCCGTTCTTCGTGCAACTCGGAACATATCTGACAAACCTTGCCCAGGGCGACCTTGGTAAATCCCTCCTGACATCGCGTCCGGTGATGGATGATATCCTCAGCGCGCTGCCCGCGACGTTCGAATTGGTACTTTTCACGATCATCCTGCAGATCATCATTTCCATCCCGCTGGGCATTCTCGCGGCAGTCTATCGCAACACCTGGGTCGATAACGTCATCCGCGTCATTTCCCTGATCGGCGTGGTTACGCCGGGGTTTGTGCTGGCGATCCTGCTGCAGCTGAGTGCGGCCATGTATTTCGGGTTCTTCCCCATCACCGGGCGGCTAGATCCTTCAATCGTGTTTGATGCCGATATCACAGGCCTGTTGCTGGTCGACGGGTTGCTCAAGGGCCGCATGGATGTCGTGGCCGATGCCATACGTCACTTGTTCCTGCCCTCGATTGCCCTTGCGGCGGCGGGGATCGGGCAGATTGTGCGGATCACGCGCTCAGCGATGATCGAAGTGGCCAGCCGCGACTTCATCGAAGCCTCGCGCGCCTATGGCATTCCCGAACGGGTCGTGCGGTTCCGCTACATGCTGCGCGTGGCCGCAGTGGCCCCGCTGACGATCCTGGGGCTGGAATTCGCATCGCTGATCGGCAACGCCTTCATCGTTGAATTCGTTTTCTCGTGGCCCGGCATCGCCAGCTACGGGGTGCGCACGATCCTGCAAAAAGACCTCAACGCGGTGATCGGGGTCGTCCTTGTGTCCGGCGTGTTCTTCGTCATCGCAAATCTCACCATCGACATCATTCTCGGCGTGCTCGACCCACGCCACCGCCTGCGCGAAGGGAGGAGCAAATGA
- a CDS encoding ABC transporter permease: protein MSASDMPQDQRVLTSRQMAFYRFSRNPAALVGAVIVLSVIIAAIFAPLLAPSPESAGSFVDFRNRHAAPSWGHWMGTDNVGRDVFSRVLFGYRVSLGLVVGVLGVAVPLGVILGLLAGYFGGWTETIIMRFTDIMLALPPLAMALAITAVLSPNLVNAMIAITLLWWTWHTRLIYRIVKAQMNEDYVEAAQIAGASHFHILFRELLPNCISAIAVKISLDAGFVILFGASLSFLGLGIQPPTPDLGTMVATGAEYMPEMWWQAVMPGLAILYAILGFNLLGDGLRDMLDVEL from the coding sequence ATGAGCGCTTCTGACATGCCCCAGGACCAGCGCGTGCTGACCTCGCGCCAGATGGCGTTCTATCGCTTCAGCCGAAACCCTGCGGCGCTGGTCGGCGCGGTGATCGTTCTCAGCGTGATCATCGCCGCCATCTTTGCGCCGCTACTGGCGCCGTCACCCGAAAGTGCGGGGTCTTTCGTGGACTTCCGCAACCGTCATGCCGCGCCCTCATGGGGTCATTGGATGGGCACCGACAACGTCGGGCGCGACGTGTTCAGCCGGGTGCTCTTTGGCTACCGCGTCTCGCTAGGTCTGGTCGTGGGCGTGTTGGGCGTCGCCGTGCCGTTGGGGGTGATCCTCGGGTTGCTGGCGGGGTACTTCGGCGGCTGGACCGAAACGATTATCATGCGGTTTACCGACATCATGCTGGCCTTGCCGCCGCTGGCCATGGCGCTGGCCATCACGGCTGTCCTGTCACCCAACCTCGTCAACGCGATGATCGCGATCACCCTGCTGTGGTGGACGTGGCACACGCGCCTGATCTACCGCATCGTCAAGGCGCAGATGAACGAGGATTACGTCGAAGCGGCCCAGATCGCAGGCGCCTCGCATTTCCACATCCTGTTTCGCGAACTTCTGCCGAATTGCATTTCCGCCATCGCGGTCAAAATCTCGCTCGATGCGGGGTTCGTGATTCTGTTCGGGGCCTCGCTGTCCTTCCTCGGCCTCGGCATCCAGCCCCCCACGCCGGATCTCGGCACCATGGTCGCCACGGGGGCCGAATACATGCCCGAAATGTGGTGGCAGGCGGTGATGCCGGGCCTTGCAATCCTCTACGCCATTCTGGGGTTCAACCTGCTGGGCGACGGGCTGCGTGACATGCTGGACGTCGAATTATGA
- a CDS encoding ABC transporter ATP-binding protein: MSALLDIQNLSIGFRAYGQYRKVLQDVSMTVGEGERVSLIGQSGSGKTVTMRTIIGTLPMPPGEVEAGTITYAGRSLLDLNKIERNKLKGTGISIVLQDPMLSFNPVLTIGRQMDDIVRYADMRLGQSRTAAQRQAHILDTLAKVQLSDGARILDSYPIMLSGGMRQRVLIGMALLNKPRLLIADEPGTALDVTTQDEILALLNSLVAEEGLSLLLITHNLGVVREMADRVYVMDKGRIVEDGTKDAIFSNPQHPYTKSLMAAVPPLYGPDVVTVENHHTETDPAISIQSISKDFIARSGFFNQTKTAHRAVDDVSIDVRPGDIFGLAGESGSGKTTLAKMTLGLIDPTAGAIRVDGRDIRQIAGTSDFRKLIQIVYQNPGSSLNPRRTIVDQIAVPLKFTGHDTTRIKSRVGELLEMVDLPADMANMYPHELSGGQKQRVAIARALSVNPRILVLDEPTSALDVLVQSTVIDLLHRLRDEFDLTYLFISHDLSLMRNFCNRVGIMLRGRIVEEGPVADVFGAPAHAYTRALLSAIPVTTDEAEAQKPIVSKAERAAVLNPSTAMEG; this comes from the coding sequence ATGAGCGCGCTGTTGGACATCCAGAACCTGTCCATCGGGTTCCGTGCCTATGGCCAGTATCGCAAGGTGCTCCAGGACGTCTCCATGACCGTGGGCGAAGGCGAACGGGTTTCCCTGATCGGGCAATCGGGGTCGGGCAAGACGGTGACGATGCGCACCATCATCGGCACCCTGCCCATGCCCCCCGGCGAGGTCGAGGCCGGGACAATCACCTACGCAGGCCGCTCCCTGCTTGATCTCAACAAGATCGAACGCAACAAGCTCAAGGGCACGGGCATTTCCATCGTCCTGCAAGACCCGATGCTGTCGTTTAATCCGGTGCTGACCATCGGGCGGCAGATGGACGATATCGTCCGCTACGCTGACATGCGGCTGGGGCAGTCGCGCACCGCGGCCCAGCGGCAGGCGCATATCCTCGACACGCTGGCCAAGGTGCAATTGTCCGACGGGGCGCGCATTCTGGACAGCTATCCGATCATGTTGTCAGGCGGCATGCGCCAGCGCGTCCTGATCGGCATGGCCCTGCTCAACAAACCCCGTCTGTTGATCGCCGATGAACCGGGCACAGCGCTGGACGTCACCACGCAGGACGAAATCCTCGCTTTGCTGAATTCCCTCGTGGCCGAAGAGGGGCTGTCGCTCTTGCTGATCACCCACAACCTCGGGGTGGTGCGCGAAATGGCGGACCGCGTTTATGTGATGGACAAGGGCCGCATCGTCGAGGACGGCACGAAAGACGCCATATTCTCGAACCCTCAGCATCCCTACACCAAAAGCCTGATGGCCGCGGTGCCGCCGCTCTATGGCCCGGATGTGGTGACTGTCGAGAACCACCATACGGAAACCGACCCCGCGATTTCGATCCAAAGTATCTCAAAGGATTTTATCGCCCGCAGCGGTTTCTTCAACCAGACCAAGACCGCGCACCGCGCCGTTGATGACGTGTCGATTGACGTGCGGCCGGGCGATATTTTCGGGCTGGCCGGTGAAAGCGGATCAGGCAAAACGACGCTTGCCAAAATGACCCTCGGGCTGATCGACCCGACAGCGGGCGCGATCCGCGTCGACGGGCGGGACATCCGCCAGATCGCCGGAACGTCGGATTTCCGCAAGTTGATCCAGATCGTTTACCAAAACCCCGGTTCCTCGTTGAACCCGCGCCGGACCATCGTGGACCAGATTGCGGTGCCGCTAAAATTCACTGGTCATGACACGACGCGGATCAAATCACGCGTCGGCGAATTGCTCGAAATGGTCGATCTGCCCGCGGACATGGCCAATATGTATCCACATGAACTCTCGGGCGGGCAGAAGCAGCGGGTTGCCATCGCCCGCGCGCTTTCGGTCAACCCGCGCATTCTGGTGCTGGATGAACCGACCTCCGCGCTGGACGTGCTGGTGCAATCCACCGTGATCGACCTGTTGCACCGCCTGCGCGACGAATTCGACCTGACCTATCTTTTCATCAGCCACGATTTGTCGCTGATGCGCAATTTTTGCAATCGCGTCGGGATCATGCTGCGCGGTCGCATCGTCGAAGAAGGGCCGGTCGCCGATGTCTTCGGCGCCCCCGCCCACGCCTACACCCGCGCGCTTCTGTCCGCCATTCCGGTCACCACGGACGAGGCCGAGGCGCAAAAACCAATCGTCAGCAAAGCAGAACGCGCGGCGGTCCTGAACCCGTCGACCGCAATGGAAGGATAA
- a CDS encoding hydantoinase/oxoprolinase N-terminal domain-containing protein produces MIRIGVDVGGTNTDAVLMDGDKILAGVKSPTTEDVMSGVAESITKVLDQSGMPAAKVAAVMIGTTHFVNAVVERRHMVRTAAVRLCLPAAQCLPPMVDWPDDIREAVGGKYWLAKGGNEFDGREINALDMAELDGIAAEIAEAGIDTIAISSIFSPVNDAMERQAMEQMQKRLPDANFTLSSEIGRLGILERENAAIMNASLRSLSARTVTAFTEALAQVGLTCPYYITQNDGTLMNRDFVQAYPVLTFASGPTNSMRGASFLSGESDAIVVDIGGTTTDVGALVKGFPRQASTTVDVGGVRTNFRMPDVYSIALGGGTIVAGDGDSMTVGPRSVGYRILQDALVFGGDTLTTTDVVSAMGLADVGDVSKVAGLDKAHLQNAKARIDEMVHNAVERMRVSPDPIPILAVGGGSILMPDTMGELNVIRPEHYSVANAVGAAIGQISGEVDRIFSLEKTTREDALAEARKEATQKAITAGAHPDSIELLDQEDVPLAYLPGGATRIRLKVVGSMNG; encoded by the coding sequence ATGATACGAATTGGCGTAGATGTCGGCGGCACAAACACCGACGCGGTCCTGATGGACGGTGACAAGATCCTCGCAGGCGTAAAATCCCCCACTACCGAAGACGTCATGTCCGGCGTGGCTGAAAGCATCACCAAGGTGCTGGATCAATCCGGCATGCCCGCCGCGAAGGTGGCCGCCGTGATGATCGGCACAACCCACTTCGTGAATGCCGTGGTCGAACGCCGCCATATGGTGCGCACCGCCGCTGTGCGCCTTTGTCTGCCCGCGGCACAATGCCTGCCCCCCATGGTCGATTGGCCCGATGACATTCGCGAGGCCGTGGGTGGCAAATACTGGCTGGCCAAGGGCGGCAATGAATTCGATGGCCGCGAGATCAACGCGCTCGACATGGCGGAACTTGACGGCATCGCTGCCGAGATCGCCGAGGCAGGCATCGACACGATCGCCATTTCCTCGATCTTCTCACCGGTCAACGACGCGATGGAACGCCAGGCGATGGAGCAGATGCAGAAGCGGCTGCCGGACGCCAATTTTACCCTGTCCTCGGAAATCGGCCGTCTGGGCATTCTGGAACGCGAAAATGCGGCCATCATGAACGCCTCTTTGCGCAGCCTGTCGGCCAGAACCGTCACAGCCTTTACCGAGGCCCTGGCGCAGGTTGGCCTGACCTGTCCCTATTACATCACCCAGAATGACGGCACATTGATGAACCGCGATTTCGTGCAGGCCTATCCGGTGCTGACCTTCGCCAGCGGGCCGACCAATTCGATGCGCGGGGCGTCGTTCCTGTCCGGTGAGTCCGATGCCATTGTCGTTGATATCGGCGGCACGACAACAGATGTGGGCGCGCTTGTCAAAGGGTTCCCGCGGCAGGCAAGCACCACGGTCGATGTGGGCGGCGTGCGCACCAATTTCCGCATGCCTGATGTCTATTCCATCGCCCTTGGCGGCGGCACGATCGTCGCGGGCGACGGCGATAGCATGACCGTGGGCCCCCGCTCCGTGGGCTACCGCATCTTGCAAGACGCGCTGGTGTTTGGCGGCGACACGCTGACCACGACAGACGTTGTCTCGGCCATGGGCCTTGCGGATGTGGGCGATGTGTCCAAGGTCGCGGGGCTGGACAAGGCGCACCTTCAGAACGCCAAGGCACGGATTGACGAAATGGTGCACAACGCGGTTGAGCGGATGCGCGTGTCGCCTGACCCGATCCCGATCCTTGCCGTCGGCGGCGGGTCGATCCTGATGCCCGACACCATGGGCGAATTGAACGTGATCCGGCCCGAACATTATTCCGTGGCCAATGCCGTTGGGGCTGCAATTGGCCAGATTTCCGGCGAGGTCGATCGCATTTTCTCGCTTGAAAAAACCACCCGCGAAGACGCTCTCGCCGAAGCCCGAAAAGAAGCCACACAAAAGGCGATCACCGCAGGCGCACATCCCGACAGCATCGAATTGCTCGATCAGGAAGATGTGCCGCTGGCCTATCTGCCCGGCGGTGCCACACGCATTCGCCTCAAGGTCGTGGGGTCGATGAATGGCTGA